One window of Arvicola amphibius chromosome 6, mArvAmp1.2, whole genome shotgun sequence genomic DNA carries:
- the Nol8 gene encoding nucleolar protein 8 isoform X3: protein MKYDPSKYCHNLKKISENLTETIPITDLTWELDGGNDPMSKKRRGEFSDFHFPPQKIKKVQKSKGPMESKVSDISLRTNEVMESNKSTQPTTAHRKAPSTAAPSKSLHVPSSGTQKPKHVVFHTSDFEIIWNKSRMSDDDIDSEEELKTMIAKEENLEKTRHSLVNESENDPFEVVRDDFKSDSRRPHSSTSSGNDSDRDSSDTDEIIAMKKNTVQVKNSAESSQPEKPISMRSSFKKIKPSNDCVEVQNTKSNKEAALGHEGKFLNPKFPSDSDTSDSEESEEDEEYKALMKNCPRVNLTLADLEYLAGSHQKVPGTDESDGSQNTSHCKFNTTSKSPKTSSDLHSGRQCICPEEIVASLLEEENTNSKQKPEETTLKPKFQAFKGIGSLYAKESGDKTLKETVDFNNINEQSRSSLKREEPNRVFIENGSKCANGSSNKLTSCQPAKKVNSPNHIQSPKRQSTSESQSHKVVSSTCFNKESQNPLSCPLPLKGNKSLSISAKSHKIESDRDTCHQPKSRKASEKEDTDSSNITSLEKPSKVSLREDPQKSTASFSLSVSDASCMSAKDKHAEDNQKRLAALAVWQKAREVQKKLVHNALANLDGHPENRKTHIVFASDNESEMEETSTQEQNCPGKELVKESVGKASGKLFESSDDEDSDSKEDSTRFNIKPQFEGRAGQKLMDLQSHFGSDERFRMDSRFLESDSEEEQKELNENQTNEDELAAERKQTLNVVQSVLNINLSNPTSKGSVAVKKFKDIVRYDPTKHDHAIYERKQEDKEKESKAKRKKKREEAEKLPEVSQDMYHNITTDLKEIFQHMKNTDEKEEDTPWNEDCGREETEAVSNAATLTSGAEQTSGFTFSFFDSDTKDIKEDTYRTEPVKRGKIVYQEDPRFQDSSSEEEEEEVTKEADHKRPSPREAFPEKQCTRFFFFSENDDRLHGSNLFWSGVRSSISRNSWEARTSSLLMDCRKKHKEAKRKLKAN, encoded by the exons ATGAAATATGATCCTTCAAAATACTGCCACAACCTAAAAAAGATATCGGAGAATTTGACAGAAACCATTCCCATAACTGACCTCACTTGGGAATTGGACGGAGGCAATGACCCTATGAGTAAGAAACGTCGAGGAGAGTTTTCTGACTTTCATTTCCCTCCCCAGAAGATTAAGAAAGTGCAGAAGAGCAAGGGTCCCATGGAGTCCAAGGTCTCTGATATTAGTCTAAGGACTAATGAGGTGATGGAGAGTAACAAATCAACACAGCCAACCACTGCGCACAGGAAAGCCCCTAGTACTGCTGCTCCTTCTAAATCACTCCATGTGCCCAGTTCTGGTACTCAGAAACCTAAACACGTGGTTTTTCATACTTCTGACTTTGAAATTATCTGGAATAAAAGCCGTATGTCTGATGATGACATTGACTCTGAAGAAGAATTAAAAACGATGATTGCAAAAGAGGAGAACTTAGAGAAAACTAGGCATTCCTTGGTAAACGAGTCTGAAAATGATCCTTTTGAAGTTGTAAGAGATGATTTCAAATCAGATTCTCGCAGACCTCATTCTTCAACCAGTTCAGGAAATGACAGTGACCGTGACTCCAGTGACACAGATGAAATTATCGCCATGAAGAAAAACACTGTTCAGGTAAAGAACAGTGCAGAATCTTCACAGCCAGAAAAGCCTATAAGCATGagaagttcttttaaaaagataaagccTTCTAATGATTGTGTTGAAGTACAGAATACTAAAAGCAACAAAGAAGCAGCCCTGGGTCATGAAGGAAAGTTTCTGAATCCTAAATTTCCATCTGACTCCGACACCAGTGACAGTGAAGAGTCTGAGGAAGATGAAGAATATAAAGCCTTGATGAAAAACTGTCCCCGAGTGAACCTCACTTTGGCTGATTTGGAATACTTGGCTGGCAGTCATCAGAAGGTTCCAGGAACCGATGAGAGTGATGGCTCACAAAACACCAGCCACTGCAAATTTAATACAACCTCCAAGAGTCCTAAGACATCCAGTGACCTGCACAGTGGCCGGCAGTGCATTTGTCCTGAGGAGATTGTGGCTTCCCTTTTAGAGGAGGAGAACACtaacagcaaacaaaaaccagaggaaACCACCTTAAAGCCAAAATTCCAGGCCTTTAAGGGAATAGGTAGTCTCTATGCAAAGGAGTCAGGGGACAAAACTTTGAAAGAGACTGTTGACTTTAATAATATCAATGAACAATCAAGGAGCTCCTTGAAACGTGAAGAGCCTAATAGAGTTTTTATAGAAAATGGATCTAAGTGTGCTAATGGCTCATCAAATAAATTGACTTCATGCCAACCTGCAAAGAAGGTAAACAGCCCAAACCACATTCAGTCTCCAAAGAGACAGTCTACTTCTGAGAGCCAGAGCCATAAAGTCGTGTCCTCCACCTGTTTTAACAAGGAAAGTCAGAATCCTCTCTCATGTCCGTTGCCATTAAAAGGTAACAAGTCCCTAAGTATTAGTGCAAAGAGTCACAAGATAGAGTCTGACAGAGACACTTGCCATCAGCCTAAAAGTAGAAAAGCGTCAGAGAAAGAGGACACTGATTCAAGCAACATCACATCTCTTGAGAAACCATCGAAGGTGTCTCTCAGGGAAGACCCTCAGAAAAGCACAGCTAGTTTCTCACTTTCTGTCAGTGATGCGTCATGTATGAGTGCTAAGGATAAACATGCTGAAGACAACCAGAAGCGACTAGCAGCCTTGGCAGTGTGGCAGAAAGCCAGAGAAGTGCAGAAGAAACTGGTGCACAATGCATTGGCAAATTTG GATGGTCATCCAGagaacagaaaaacacacattGTCTTTGCTTCTGATAATGAAAGTGAAATGGAAGAGACATCCACTCAGGAGCAAAACTGTCCAGGAAAGGAGCTGGTGAAG GAATCTGTGGGTAAAGCATCTGGGAAGTTGTTTGAAAGCAGTGATGATGAAGATTCAGATTCCAAGGAGGACAGCACCAGGTTCAACATTAAACCTCAGTTTGAGGGCAGAGCTGGCCAGAAG CTCATGGATTTGCAGTCTCATTTTGGAAGTGATGAGAGATTCCGAATGGACTCTAGATTTTTAGAGAGTGACAGTGAAGAGGAACAGAAAG agTTAAATGAAAACCAAACTAATGAAGATGAACTTGctgcagaaagaaagcaaacactgaATGTTGTGCAAAGTGTTTTAAACATCAACTTGAGCAACCCTACAAGCAAAGGATCAGTAGCTGTTAAGAAATTTAA GGATATTGTACGTTATGACCCAACAAAGCATGACCATGccatttatgaaagaaaacaagaagataaagaaaaagaaag taaagcaaaaaggaaaaagaaaagggaagaagctgAGAAACTGCCTGAAGTATCCCAAGACATGTATCATAACATCACCACAGATTTGAAAGAAATATTCCAACATATGAAAAACACGgatgaaaaggaagaagacacacCCTGGAATGAGGATTGTGgtagagaggaaactgaggcagtcagTAACGCTGCAACCCTGACAAGTGGGGCAGAGCAGACCAGCGggttcactttctctttttttgattcAGACACTAAAGATATAAAGgaag ACACCTATAGAACTGAGCCAGTGAAACGTGGGAAGATAGTCTATCAGGAAGATCCCCGCTTTCAAGATAGTagttcagaagaagaagaagaagaagttacTAAAGAAGCAGATCACAAAAGGCCTAGCCCTAG AGAagcatttcctgagaaacagtgcactagatttttctttttctctgagaatGACGACAGACTTCATG GTTCTAACTTATTCTGGAGTGGTGTGAGAAGTAGTATTAGCAGAAATTCTTGGGAAGCCCGAACAAGTAGTCTCCTTATG GATTGCCGGAAGAAACATAAAGAAGCTAAAAGGAAGTTGAAAGCAAATTAA